Genomic segment of Aliiroseovarius sp. M344:
AACCAATATACCCGTTATGGCACGGTTCTGCTTGCCACGGGGCAGGCTTTCGCGCTGGCAAACAGCCTGCAAGCTGGTGATTTGGTCACAAACCCCGGTAGCTTTTTCATCGCCGCCTGTGTGATCACTCTCGTCGGCGGCACTATGTTCCTGATGTGGCTGGGTGAGCAGATCACTGCACGTGGCATCGGCAACGGTATCTCACTGATCATCTTCGTTGGTATTGTCGCCGAGATCCCCGCTGCTATGGCACAGTTCTTGGCTTCGGGCCGTTCTGGCGCAATCAGCCCTGCCGTCATCATCGGTGTTCTGGTGATGATCGTTGCTGTCATCGCCTTCGTTGTGTTCATGGAACGCGCATTGCGCAAGATCCACATTCAGTATCCGCGTCGCCAAGTGGGCATGAAGGTCTATGACGGTGGCTCCAGCCACCTGCCGATCAAAGTGAACCCTGCCGGGGTTATTCCTGCGATCTTCGCGTCTGCGCTTCTGCTGCTGCCGACGACGATCTCAACCTTCTCTTCTGGTCAGGCTGGACCGGTCATGTCGACCATCCTTGCCTATTTCGGACCCGGCCAACCGCTTTATCTGTTGTTCTTTACGGCGATGATCGTGTTCTTCACCTTCTTCTACACCAAAGAAGTTGCGTTTAAGACGGACGAGGTTGCCGACAACCTGAAGAACCAAAACGGGTTTGTGCCCGGCATTCGCCCCGGAAAGAAAACCGCTGAATATCTGGATTACGTGGTGACACGCCTTCTGGTTCTTGGTTCGGGTTATTTGGCCGCTGTGTGTCTGTTGCCAGAAATCCTGCGCAGTCAGCTGGCTATTCCGTTCTATTTTGGCGGCACATCGGTATTGATCGTCGTTTCTGTGACGATGGATACGATCCAGCAGGTGCAATCTCACCTTCTGGCCCACCAATATGAGGGTCTGATTGAGAAGTCGCAGCTTCGCGGCAAGAAACGTGCCAAGAAAGGACCCGCGCGTAGATGAATATTATTCTGCTTGGACCGCCGGGAGCCGGCAAAGGAACGCAAGCCCGTTTGCTCGTTGAAGAGCGTGGCATGATCCAACTTTCGACAGGTGACATGCTGCGCGATGCGCGATCATCCGGCACCGAGATGGGCAACAAGGTTGCAGCGATCATGGATGCGGGCGAGCTTGTCACGGACGAGATCGTTATTGGCCTGATCGAAGAAAAGCTGGAAGGCGATAACGGTGGTGGGTTTATCTTTGACGGCTTCCCCCGAACTTTGGCCCAAGCAGATGCACTAGGTAATCTTCTGGACAAGCACAGTGCCAAGCTGGACGCTGTTGTTGAAATGCGTGTGGATGACGAAGCTTTGGTGTCTCGGATCACTGCACGTTCGACCTGCGGCAACTGTGGTGAAGGTTACAACGACATTTCGAAGCCGATTCCCGCAGACGGGAAATGCTCGAACTGTGGCGGCACCGAATTCAAGCGCCGCGCAGATGACAACGAAGAAAGCCTTCGGACCCGTCTTATGGAGTACTATAAGAAGACCTCGCCCCTGATTGGTTACTATTATGCCAAGGGCGATCTTCAGTCTGTGAACGGGCTGGGAGAGATCGACGAGGTCAAGGCCGAGATTGCTGGCGTCTTGGATACCTGATCCGGCCTGATCGATAAACTTCAAGCGCCGTTCATCCGTTCCGACGCTTGTTCTTTTCGGGATTGCGTGCCGGATATCCTGACCTAGTCGCCAAGATGGGTTGACGCCCGCGGCATTCCCTTCTAAGTCACCCCATCCCTAACGGGAATCGGCGGTTTGTCCGGGGTCGCTCCCTAACACCGCCAGACCAGAAATTCAGCGCGGCCCGCAGGAATAATCCGGCGGGCTTCCGTTGTGAAAAAAGGTTCCGGCGTTACGGAACCGCAACGAAAAGGAAAGTGACACGTGGCACGTATTGCCGGCGTAAACATCCCGACCCATAAACGGGTCCCGATCGCCCTGACATATATCACCGGAATTGGTCATACTTCGGCCAAAGCCATCTGCGAAGCTGTGAAAATCGACCCGTCCCGTCGTGTAAACGAACTGTCGGACGCCGAAGTTCTTGCGATCCGCGAGCACATCGACGCGACGTTCACCGTAGAAGGTGACCTGCGTCGCGAAGTGCAGATGAACATCAAGCGCCTGATGGATCTGGGGGCCTATCGTGGTCTGCGTCATCGCCGCAACCTTCCCGTACGCGGTCAGCGTACTCACACCAACGCTCGTACTCGCAAAGGCCCTGCAAAGGCCATTGCTGGTAAGAAGAAATAAGGGAGGGTTTGACCAATGGCTCGCGATAAGACTCGTACGAAGAAAAAAGAGCGCAAGAACATCGCCTCCGGCGTTGCTCACGTGAACTCTTCTTTCAACAATACAAAAATCCTGATTTCTGACGTTCAAGGCAACGCAATTGCCTGGTCGTCGGCTGGCACCATGGGCTTCAAAGGTTCGCGCAAGTCGACGCCTTATGCTGCCCAGATGGCCGCAGAGGACGCAGGCAAGAAAGCTCAGGAACACGGCGTCAAGACGCTGGAAGTCGAAGTTCAAGGCCCCGGTTCGGGTCGTGAATCGGCTCTGCGCGCGCTGGCTGCTGTCGGTTTCAACATCACCTCGATCCGTGACGTGACTCCGATTGCACATAACGGCTGCCGCCCCCCGAAGCGCCGCCGCGTTTAATTAGATTTTTCGCCGGGCTGCGGTTGTCGCAGCCCGGTTTCCGTCATTTTAACCTCGGGCGTCCTGCCCTTTGGACATGGGGACAGGACAAGTATGGAGGGACGCATGATCCATAAAAATTGGGCAGAACTGATCAAGCCGACTCAGCTGGACGTAAAGCCGGGCAATGACCCAGCGCGTCAAGCGACCGTGATCGCCGAACCGCTGGAACGCGGCTTTGGTCTGACTTTGGGCAACGCCCTGCGCCGCGTGCTGATGAGCTCGCTGCAAGGTGCCGCTATCACGTCGGTTCAGATTGACAACGTTCTGCATGAATTCAGCAGCGTGGCAGGTGTGCGTGAAGACGTCACCGACATCGTTCTGAACCTCAAAGGTGTTGCAATCAACATGGAAGTCGAAGGCCCCAAGCGCCTGTCGATTTCGGCCAAAGGCCCCATGGTTGTGACAGCTGGCGACATCTCGGAAACCGCAGGCATCGAGATCCTGAACAAGGATCACGTGATCTGTCACCTGGATGACGGCGCGGACCTGTTCATGGAGCTGACTGTTAACACCGGAAAAGGCTATGTCGCGTCTGACAAGAACAAGCCGGAAGATGCGCCAATTGGCCTGATCCCGGTTGATGCGATCTATTCGCCGGTCAAGAAAGTTAGCTACGACGTTCAACCAACCCGTGAAGGTCAGGTTCTGGACTATGACAAGCTGACACTGAAGTTGGAAACCGACGGTTCGGTCACCCCGGAAGACGCCGTGGCTTTTGCCGCGCGCATCGTTCAGGACCAGCTGTCGATCTTCGTGAACTTCGACGAGCCGGAAGCCGCTGGGCGTCAGGACGAAGATGATGGTCTTGAGTTCAACCCGCTTCTCTTGAAGAAAGTGGACGAGCTGGAACTGTCTGTGCGTTCGGCAAACTGCCTGAAGAACGACAACATCGTTTACATTGGCGATCTGATCCAGAAAACCGAAGCCGAGATGCTGCGCACCCCGAACTTCGGCCGCAAGTCGCTGAACGAGATCAAAGAAGTGCTTTCGGGCATGGGTCTGCACCTAGGCATGGATGTCGAAGAGTGGCCGCCTGAGAACATCGAAGAGCTCGCTAAGAAATTCGAAGATCAATTCTGATCATCGGCGGGGGCCGGATTTCTGGCCCCCTCAATGCCCGCCTGATGCGGGGAACATCTGGGCAATCCTGCCCCAAGGAGAGGGACCGACACGCATCGGTTCTCGGACAAAGCACCGCTCGTTCAAGAGCACCAAAGAAGGATTAAGAAAATGCGTCACGCTCGTGGTTACCGCCGCCTGAATCGCACCCATGAACACCGCAAAGCGATGTTCGCCAACATGGCGGGTTCGCTGATCGAACATGAACAGATCAAAACGACCCTGCCGAAAGCCAAAGAACTGCGCCCGATCATCGAAAAGATGATCACGCTGGCCAAACGTGGTGATATTCACGCCCGTCGCCAAGCTGCGTCGCGTCTGAAGCAAGACCAGCATGTTGCCAAACTTTTTGACGTGCTTGGCCCGCGCTTTGCTGAACGTCAGGGTGGATACGTCCGCGTTCTGAAAGCCGGCTTCCGCTATGGTGACATGGCACCGATGGCAATCATCGAATTCGTCGACCGCGACGCAGACGCCAAAGGCGCTGCTGACCGTGCCCGTCTGGAAGCTGAAGAAGCTGCCGACGCTGCCGTCGAATAAAAATTGACCGACATTCGGTCAGAATTGACCCCGCGCGATTTGCGCGGGGTTTTTTTGTCGGCGGAGCCCGAATTATTCGACGATTGAGAAAATCCACCTATAAAACGCAGGCGATCAATTTAAGGTTGTTTGACTTCGGCTCTACTGTCTAAAAGGATAGGTGCGGGGAATGGGGTTAGAAATATGGTCGAAGATTTTGGCCTGGATCAAGGGTTGGCCAAGTTGTCTGACTTGGCGCCGAAAGGCTATGCGCTGGGTTTGCACATTCGTTACGCATCTGCCCACATCATGATTCAAACCTATGACCCGCGGTGGAGTCAGATTTACACTGAAAAGGGTTACATGTTGGCGGACCCGATGGTGTTTTGGGGGTTTGGCCACGAAGGCACGATAAGGTGGAGCGCACTTGATCTGCCAGACCCGCATGGGATCTTGTCGCAGGCAGCGGGTTTTGGATTGAAGTATGGGGTGGCGGTTTCGCATGGTTCCACCGCGTCGCGCACAATCGGTGGGTTCGCCCGAGAGGATCGAGAGTTCACCGATGACGAGATCGACAAAATCCACCAATTGGTTATCGAGTTGCACGACAAGTCCACGCCGCCCGAGCAGCTTACCTCGGCGCAGCGTATGGCGTTGCGCCTGATTGCCAAGGGCAGCCGACATGCCGAAGCGGCCTCGCTTCTGGGTATCTCGGAAAGCGCGCTGAAAGCCAGATTGCGAAGTGCCCGTGAACGTTTGTTTGTGCGCACAACCGCCGAAGCAATCCAGCGCGCGCAAGAATACAATCTGCTTTGAACCGGTGTCTTTGGTCTTTTCGCCTTTTAACGACCGCGCACCCCCCTTAGATTTGTCTTATGGCAGATCTGTTTGACAGCAATCCCCCAGCCGCTGGCATAGGCAAAGACGCGCCACGCCCATTGGCTGACCGG
This window contains:
- the secY gene encoding preprotein translocase subunit SecY, which gives rise to MASAAEQMAANMSWGAFGKATELRQRIFFTIGLLIIYRLGTYIPIPGIDGAALREFMEQAQSGIAGVLGMFTGGALSRMGVFALGIMPYISASIIVQLLSSMWEPLKQLKKEGEQGRKKINQYTRYGTVLLATGQAFALANSLQAGDLVTNPGSFFIAACVITLVGGTMFLMWLGEQITARGIGNGISLIIFVGIVAEIPAAMAQFLASGRSGAISPAVIIGVLVMIVAVIAFVVFMERALRKIHIQYPRRQVGMKVYDGGSSHLPIKVNPAGVIPAIFASALLLLPTTISTFSSGQAGPVMSTILAYFGPGQPLYLLFFTAMIVFFTFFYTKEVAFKTDEVADNLKNQNGFVPGIRPGKKTAEYLDYVVTRLLVLGSGYLAAVCLLPEILRSQLAIPFYFGGTSVLIVVSVTMDTIQQVQSHLLAHQYEGLIEKSQLRGKKRAKKGPARR
- a CDS encoding adenylate kinase; the encoded protein is MNIILLGPPGAGKGTQARLLVEERGMIQLSTGDMLRDARSSGTEMGNKVAAIMDAGELVTDEIVIGLIEEKLEGDNGGGFIFDGFPRTLAQADALGNLLDKHSAKLDAVVEMRVDDEALVSRITARSTCGNCGEGYNDISKPIPADGKCSNCGGTEFKRRADDNEESLRTRLMEYYKKTSPLIGYYYAKGDLQSVNGLGEIDEVKAEIAGVLDT
- the rpsM gene encoding 30S ribosomal protein S13; amino-acid sequence: MARIAGVNIPTHKRVPIALTYITGIGHTSAKAICEAVKIDPSRRVNELSDAEVLAIREHIDATFTVEGDLRREVQMNIKRLMDLGAYRGLRHRRNLPVRGQRTHTNARTRKGPAKAIAGKKK
- the rpsK gene encoding 30S ribosomal protein S11, whose translation is MARDKTRTKKKERKNIASGVAHVNSSFNNTKILISDVQGNAIAWSSAGTMGFKGSRKSTPYAAQMAAEDAGKKAQEHGVKTLEVEVQGPGSGRESALRALAAVGFNITSIRDVTPIAHNGCRPPKRRRV
- a CDS encoding DNA-directed RNA polymerase subunit alpha, whose product is MIHKNWAELIKPTQLDVKPGNDPARQATVIAEPLERGFGLTLGNALRRVLMSSLQGAAITSVQIDNVLHEFSSVAGVREDVTDIVLNLKGVAINMEVEGPKRLSISAKGPMVVTAGDISETAGIEILNKDHVICHLDDGADLFMELTVNTGKGYVASDKNKPEDAPIGLIPVDAIYSPVKKVSYDVQPTREGQVLDYDKLTLKLETDGSVTPEDAVAFAARIVQDQLSIFVNFDEPEAAGRQDEDDGLEFNPLLLKKVDELELSVRSANCLKNDNIVYIGDLIQKTEAEMLRTPNFGRKSLNEIKEVLSGMGLHLGMDVEEWPPENIEELAKKFEDQF
- the rplQ gene encoding 50S ribosomal protein L17, yielding MRHARGYRRLNRTHEHRKAMFANMAGSLIEHEQIKTTLPKAKELRPIIEKMITLAKRGDIHARRQAASRLKQDQHVAKLFDVLGPRFAERQGGYVRVLKAGFRYGDMAPMAIIEFVDRDADAKGAADRARLEAEEAADAAVE
- a CDS encoding helix-turn-helix transcriptional regulator, whose product is MVEDFGLDQGLAKLSDLAPKGYALGLHIRYASAHIMIQTYDPRWSQIYTEKGYMLADPMVFWGFGHEGTIRWSALDLPDPHGILSQAAGFGLKYGVAVSHGSTASRTIGGFAREDREFTDDEIDKIHQLVIELHDKSTPPEQLTSAQRMALRLIAKGSRHAEAASLLGISESALKARLRSARERLFVRTTAEAIQRAQEYNLL